One Cryobacterium roopkundense genomic region harbors:
- a CDS encoding Fur family transcriptional regulator: MSESALPVSPGRALGLSSPSEVADSIRSAALKVTEPRLAVLAALTSTPHVSAEQLFTLVKAQLPSTSLQAVYGVLAAFGNAGLVRKVEPAGSPALFERRVGDNHHHLVCTRCSVVHDVDCAVGSAPCLVPENDSGFAVHAAEVTYWGLCPACQVDLAAL; the protein is encoded by the coding sequence ATGTCCGAAAGCGCTCTCCCCGTTTCCCCTGGCAGAGCACTCGGGTTATCATCGCCCAGCGAGGTGGCCGACAGCATCCGTTCCGCGGCCCTCAAGGTGACGGAGCCCAGACTCGCTGTGCTCGCCGCGCTGACGAGCACACCGCACGTAAGCGCTGAACAGCTCTTCACCCTCGTCAAGGCACAGCTGCCGAGCACCTCCCTGCAGGCCGTGTACGGAGTTCTGGCGGCATTCGGAAACGCCGGCCTCGTGCGCAAGGTCGAACCGGCCGGTTCCCCCGCCCTATTTGAACGTCGGGTCGGCGACAACCACCATCACCTCGTCTGCACACGCTGCAGCGTCGTGCATGATGTGGACTGCGCCGTCGGCTCTGCTCCCTGCCTTGTTCCGGAGAACGATTCGGGGTTTGCCGTTCATGCAGCGGAGGTAACCTACTGGGGTCTCTGCCCGGCCTGTCAGGTCGACCTCGCCGCCCTCTGA
- a CDS encoding Fe-S oxidoreductase, with translation MRGFLFDSPLSRAGYAYATLVGTVWGSLWSTGRVERRNGLLVFRGMPSWTFGRGGSCVGGCYLTKQNVSADVLEHEAVHKRQWQRYGMLFPVLYGLAGRNPLTNRYEIEAGLEKGGYLR, from the coding sequence GTGCGCGGTTTTCTTTTCGATTCCCCCCTCAGCCGGGCGGGTTATGCCTATGCCACCCTGGTGGGCACTGTGTGGGGTTCCCTGTGGAGCACGGGCCGGGTGGAACGCCGAAACGGCCTCCTCGTCTTTCGCGGCATGCCGTCGTGGACATTCGGCCGCGGTGGGTCCTGCGTGGGCGGCTGCTACCTGACCAAGCAGAATGTATCAGCGGATGTGCTCGAGCACGAGGCCGTACACAAGCGCCAATGGCAGCGCTACGGCATGCTCTTTCCCGTGCTGTACGGTCTGGCCGGTCGTAACCCGCTCACCAATCGCTACGAGATCGAAGCGGGCCTCGAAAAGGGCGGCTACCTGCGCTGA
- a CDS encoding catalase, protein MTIEPTTTQSGTPVASDEHSLTVGPNGVTALHDRYLVEKLAQFNRERIPERIVHAKGGGAHGQFVVTGDVSKYTRAAVFQPGTTTDTLQRFSSVAGEQGSPDTWRDVRGFSVKFYTSEGNYDIVGNNTPVFFIRDGIKFPDFIHSQKRLPGSGLRDATMQWDFWTLSPESAHQVTYLMGDRGLPVSWRTMPGFGSHTYQWINAAGERFWVKYHFTSNQGNAEMDGPEAELIAGADADYYRRDLHDAIEEGNFPSWNVSVQVMPYEQGKTYRFNPFDVTKVWPHADFPLIPVGTHTLNRNPENFFAEIEQAAFSPANMVPGIAASPDKMLMARIFSYPDAQRYRIGTNFNQIPINAPQAPVNNYSQDGAARHGFNPPSAPNYAPNSLGGPVADAAAAGEGSWENDGSLLNSAATLRSEDSDFGQAGTLYREVYDDAAKARFLATITGAVSGVTRPEVTERAIWYWTSVDAELGASLRSNLEALAAAELASSK, encoded by the coding sequence ATGACCATCGAGCCCACCACCACCCAGTCGGGAACCCCCGTCGCGAGCGACGAGCATTCGCTCACCGTCGGCCCGAACGGCGTCACCGCCCTGCACGACCGCTACCTGGTCGAGAAGCTCGCGCAGTTCAACCGCGAACGTATCCCGGAGCGCATCGTGCACGCCAAGGGCGGCGGAGCCCACGGGCAGTTTGTTGTCACCGGAGACGTGTCGAAGTACACCCGTGCGGCCGTCTTTCAGCCGGGCACGACCACCGACACCCTGCAGCGCTTCTCGAGCGTTGCCGGCGAGCAGGGCAGCCCTGACACCTGGCGCGATGTGCGTGGCTTCTCCGTGAAGTTCTATACGTCAGAGGGCAACTACGACATCGTCGGAAACAACACCCCGGTGTTCTTCATCCGCGACGGGATCAAGTTCCCCGACTTCATCCACTCCCAGAAGCGTCTTCCCGGCTCCGGCCTTCGCGACGCCACCATGCAGTGGGATTTCTGGACCCTCTCCCCGGAGTCGGCACACCAGGTGACCTACCTCATGGGTGACCGCGGCCTGCCCGTGTCCTGGCGCACGATGCCCGGCTTCGGCTCGCACACCTACCAGTGGATCAACGCCGCCGGCGAGCGCTTCTGGGTGAAGTACCACTTCACGTCCAACCAGGGCAACGCCGAAATGGACGGCCCAGAGGCCGAGCTCATTGCCGGCGCCGACGCCGACTACTACCGTCGCGATCTGCACGACGCCATCGAAGAGGGCAACTTCCCGTCCTGGAACGTGTCTGTACAGGTCATGCCCTACGAGCAGGGCAAGACGTACCGCTTCAACCCCTTCGACGTGACCAAGGTGTGGCCGCACGCCGACTTCCCGCTCATCCCGGTGGGAACGCACACGCTCAACCGCAACCCGGAGAACTTCTTCGCCGAGATAGAGCAGGCCGCCTTCTCCCCGGCGAACATGGTTCCCGGAATCGCCGCGAGCCCAGACAAGATGCTGATGGCGCGCATCTTCTCCTATCCGGACGCGCAGCGCTACCGCATCGGAACCAACTTCAACCAGATTCCGATCAACGCCCCGCAGGCGCCCGTGAACAACTACTCGCAGGATGGCGCGGCCCGCCACGGGTTCAACCCGCCGTCGGCACCGAACTACGCACCGAACTCGCTCGGCGGGCCGGTGGCTGACGCCGCCGCAGCTGGCGAAGGCAGCTGGGAGAACGACGGTTCGTTGCTGAACTCCGCCGCGACGCTGCGCAGCGAGGACAGCGACTTCGGACAGGCCGGAACCCTCTACCGTGAGGTGTACGACGACGCGGCCAAGGCACGCTTCCTCGCCACCATCACCGGTGCCGTCAGCGGAGTGACCCGCCCAGAGGTCACCGAGCGCGCCATCTGGTACTGGACGAGCGTGGACGCTGAGCTCGGCGCGAGCCTGCGCAGCAACCTCGAGGCCCTAGCCGCCGCCGAGCTCGCGAGCTCGAAGTAG